The Candidatus Binataceae bacterium DNA segment TTCGCTTATTTTCGAGGCACCGCCCTGATACAGGCGCACGACCTCAAGGGCACGCCGTCAAGCGGGATAAATGTTCATGCCTGCGGCGACTGTCATCTGATGAACTTCGGCGGCTTCGCGACGCCTGAACGAAATCTCGTCTTCGATATCAACGATTTCGACGAGACGCTGCCTGCTCCCTTCGAGTGGGACATCAAGCGCCTCTCCGCAAGCTTCGTGATCGCCGCGCGGTGGCGCGGATTCCGCTCCAGGCAGGCGAGGGAAATCGCCGTTGCGGCCGTCTCATCGTATCGAGAGTCGATGAGAACGCGCGCTGGGACCGGTGTTCTTGAAGCATGGTACTCCAGAATCACTCTCGAGGACCTGCGTGAGTTTGCTGGACATGACCCTAACGTGACCGGACAGATAAAGAAAAAGATTGCTGAAGCGCGCAAGCAAACTCACGAACACGTGTACAACAGGATCACCGCGCCGCCCAAGCGGGGGATGCCGCATATCATCGACCAGCCGCCGCTCCTCTACCACGTCGACAAGTCGCTGATAAATGATCAAGTCATCAAGGCCTTTTTCAAACGGTATCGCGAAACCCTCGCGGAAGAGCGCCGCATGCTGTTCGACCGCTACAAGGCGGTCGATGTAGCCCTGAAAGTCGTGGGAGTAGGGAGCGTAGGGACTCGCTGCTTCGTCGCGCTTCTTCTGGCCGCTCCTGATGATCCATTATTTCTCCAGATCAAGGAGGCGCGCCCTTCCGTGCTCGAACGCTATACCGGTCACAAACCCGTGGCGCACAACGGCCAGCGGGTTGTGATCGGACAGCGCCTGATGCAATCCGCCAGCGACATCTTTCTGGGTTGGTCCAGAGGACCAAGAGGCCGCGACTTCTATGTTCGCCAGCTCAGGGACATGAAGATCGCGCCCGATGTCGAGACGCAGACTCCGCAGCTTATGGGGATGTATGCGAAGTTCTGTGGGCTTGCCCTGGCCCGCGCACACGACAAGGCGGGCGATGCGGCAATGATAGCCGGGTATCTCGGCAGCATCGATCATTTCGACGAGGCGATTGGAGATTATGCCGTGGCGTATGCCGATCAGGTCGAGCGCGACTACGATACGTTTGTGAAAGCGGTCAGGAGCGGACGGCTGAAGAGCGACCTGAGTCCAAGCCGTCTTGCGACCGCGCTCAGATAAATCGTCTGCGGCACCCGCGAACGCGGCTCCCGTCCTCGGATTCGCTCGATGCCTTTCGAGCGCCAATCGCAAATCGATTCCGGTCCCGTCGCAGGCAAGCGGGGAGCATGGGCATCCTCGCTAAGCAAGCTGCCGTGCGGCGGACGGTGGCACAGCCGCCGCCTCTCGCGGCAGAAAACGATCGCGCAGAAGCAGTGCGGGGCGCTCGACCGATGCATAAAGCAGTGCGCCGCCGAGCAGCGCGGCCCCGCCATAAACCATGATCGCCAGTGTGTAATGACCCGCCAGGCTCTGGCCTGCCACCAGGCCGACGAGATGATAAACCCCCTTGTGGGTCAGGTAGAGACTATAGGCCATCGCGGCGACAGCGCCCACTCCCGGAAGCG contains these protein-coding regions:
- a CDS encoding DUF2252 domain-containing protein gives rise to the protein MKQIKLRTTAERMEAGKALRQKCSRLSQGKVILGQGKRNIVSLIEASNKGRLEPLVPIRHGRMLQSAFAYFRGTALIQAHDLKGTPSSGINVHACGDCHLMNFGGFATPERNLVFDINDFDETLPAPFEWDIKRLSASFVIAARWRGFRSRQAREIAVAAVSSYRESMRTRAGTGVLEAWYSRITLEDLREFAGHDPNVTGQIKKKIAEARKQTHEHVYNRITAPPKRGMPHIIDQPPLLYHVDKSLINDQVIKAFFKRYRETLAEERRMLFDRYKAVDVALKVVGVGSVGTRCFVALLLAAPDDPLFLQIKEARPSVLERYTGHKPVAHNGQRVVIGQRLMQSASDIFLGWSRGPRGRDFYVRQLRDMKIAPDVETQTPQLMGMYAKFCGLALARAHDKAGDAAMIAGYLGSIDHFDEAIGDYAVAYADQVERDYDTFVKAVRSGRLKSDLSPSRLATALR